In Desulfovibrio sp. 86, the following proteins share a genomic window:
- a CDS encoding energy-coupling factor ABC transporter ATP-binding protein — MDCNTEKDCIFSLENIHFQYERDGNIRQVLKGVDLALLPDQHIGFYGPNGSGKTTLFRCVTGLITPQQGCVRFHGREMRTEKDFHSLRCAVGFVLQHAEDQLFFPSVLEDVAFGPLNLGLSPEAARERAHETLRNLGLDGFENRLTHRLSGGEKKLVSLAAVLAMRPEALLLDEPTNGLDNEARERIIDILQKLPTARITISHDWDFLARISTTYLTLAHGRLDACAPSFSHTHAHAHPLGDEPHAH, encoded by the coding sequence ATGGACTGTAATACGGAAAAAGACTGCATCTTCAGCCTCGAAAACATTCATTTTCAGTATGAACGGGACGGCAATATCCGCCAGGTGCTCAAGGGCGTTGACCTGGCCCTCCTGCCGGATCAGCATATCGGCTTTTATGGCCCCAACGGCAGCGGCAAAACAACGCTTTTTCGCTGTGTTACAGGCCTGATAACGCCGCAGCAGGGCTGTGTGCGCTTTCACGGCCGCGAAATGCGCACCGAGAAAGACTTTCACAGCCTGCGCTGCGCCGTGGGCTTTGTGCTGCAACATGCCGAGGATCAGCTGTTCTTTCCCTCCGTGCTTGAAGATGTGGCCTTTGGGCCGCTGAACCTGGGCCTGTCGCCGGAAGCCGCACGCGAGCGGGCGCATGAAACCCTGCGCAACCTCGGACTGGACGGTTTTGAAAACCGCCTTACCCACCGGCTTTCGGGCGGCGAAAAAAAACTGGTCTCCCTCGCGGCAGTGCTGGCCATGCGGCCCGAAGCCCTGCTGCTTGATGAACCCACCAACGGCCTTGATAACGAGGCCCGTGAACGCATCATCGATATTCTGCAAAAACTTCCCACAGCCCGCATCACCATTTCGCACGACTGGGACTTTCTCGCCCGCATATCCACCACCTATCTGACGCTCGCTCACGGCCGCCTTGACGCCTGCGCCCCCAGCTTCAGCCACACGCACGCCCACGCCCATCCTTTGGGCGATGAACCCCACGCCCACTAG